One region of Primulina tabacum isolate GXHZ01 chromosome 17, ASM2559414v2, whole genome shotgun sequence genomic DNA includes:
- the LOC142530421 gene encoding protein DOWNY MILDEW RESISTANCE 6-like, whose product MEVRGLGLRLQEAILEDLGLDKDYIHNSLGEQGQHMTINHYPRPQCPEPELTYGLPAHTNPNTLTILLQEMNVTGLQLLKDGKWLTVRPSPNAFVANIGDQLLGQM is encoded by the exons ATGGAAGTTCGTGGGCTTGGGCTTAGATTACAAGAAGCAATATTAGAAGATTTGGGCCTCGACAAAGACTACATCCACAACAGTTTAGGGGAACAGGGCCAGCATATGACCATCAATCACTACCCACGCCCGCAATGCCCAGAGCCCGAACTCACTTATGGGCTTCCGGCCCATACGAATCCAAATACCCTCACCATCCTTCTTCAGGAAATGAACGTCACAGGCCTACAGCTGCTCAAAGATGGAAAATGGCTCACCGTCAGACCTTCCCCAAATGCATTTGTGGCCAACATTGGGGATCAGTTGCTG GGTCAAATGTAA